The Paenibacillus sp. FSL W8-0426 region TTCATTGGTTTGAGGAGCCTCTGAACCGAGTTCCAGCGAAATTTCAATTTCTCGGAGTATCTCATCCTTATGTAAATAATTCGGGATTTTATACTCGACGAATCCTCGCGCCATCCATAATATGCCCGCATGAACCCGATCCGGGTCCATGAAGCAGGCCGGCGTGTCGTACTGTCCGATCATCCGGGTCGTCGTGGCAATGCCGCATGTCGGCCACGCTTCGTAATCCGTGTATTGTCCAACGGGAATCGACACCTCGTGGTAAGAAGCATCCACCTGCTCGGGAGACAGTTTGATCAGCATGTACTCTTGCGTGACATAACAATATTTATAGGTTCCCCCGTTCTTTCGCTTCATCCGGCTTCCCACAATGCCGGCCTTTTGCAGCTTGCTGACATGAGTGCTCACAATGGCTTTGCTGAGATAAAGCTCGTTTGCGAGTTCATTGATATGCATTTCTTTATTCAGCAGCAGCAAACGAATGATATTCAAGCGCGCTTCGCTTGCCAACGCCTCGTAGACCGCAAGAGAAGATGCGTCCGTACTTAACTGCATCGTTTAGTCCCCTTTGACTAGAATTCGCTATTTAGCGAACTCATAAAAATAAGCTTGCCCCTTATATCTACATTATGATACA contains the following coding sequences:
- a CDS encoding ArsR family transcriptional regulator, which gives rise to MQLSTDASSLAVYEALASEARLNIIRLLLLNKEMHINELANELYLSKAIVSTHVSKLQKAGIVGSRMKRKNGGTYKYCYVTQEYMLIKLSPEQVDASYHEVSIPVGQYTDYEAWPTCGIATTTRMIGQYDTPACFMDPDRVHAGILWMARGFVEYKIPNYLHKDEILREIEISLELGSEAPQTNENWPSDIRFSLNGQHLGTWTSPGDFGNRRGRLTPQWWHSDVNQYGLLKVLRINDQGAFIDGQRISDVGIHDLQLEATNWAFRIHPEEAVRGRGGLTLFGKGFGNYDQDIVIRYYYDLPTDT